A section of the Virgibacillus sp. NKC19-3 genome encodes:
- a CDS encoding glutamate-5-semialdehyde dehydrogenase — MTEVQQKGKAAKKASFLLTGVTTEEKNAALHVIADQLITDQATILQENEKDIHTGKAKRLTEAVLDRIMLNETRIKDMATAIKQVAALEDPVGQLLETIEKDNGLQIEKRRVPIGVIGMIYEARPNVTIDAAALTLKTGNAVMLRGSSSATFSNIALVQSIHRALEKSALPVDGVQLIEDTNRETAKAFFQLNDYLDVLIPRGGKNLIDTVVRESTVPVIETGAGNCHIFIEATAQKEMAEEIVLNAKLQRPSVCNAIESILIQSKWFEQYGFEFLTKLYESNLEIYGDESVCEMFPQANPATEADWGREYLGLTVSVKVVENNEEAIAHINTFGTRHSEAIITEDDQQAVIFLQQVDATAVYHNASTRFTDGFEFGYGAEIGISTQKLHARGPMGLPALTSSKFFIRGNGQIRN, encoded by the coding sequence ATGACAGAAGTACAACAAAAAGGAAAGGCAGCAAAAAAGGCCAGTTTTTTATTAACAGGAGTAACGACGGAAGAAAAAAATGCTGCACTACATGTCATTGCAGATCAGCTTATTACAGATCAAGCGACTATTTTACAGGAAAACGAGAAGGATATCCATACTGGAAAAGCGAAAAGACTGACTGAAGCGGTACTTGACCGGATTATGTTGAATGAAACACGAATAAAAGATATGGCTACTGCAATTAAGCAGGTAGCTGCGCTTGAGGATCCGGTCGGGCAGTTACTTGAAACGATTGAAAAAGACAATGGACTGCAAATTGAAAAACGACGCGTTCCTATCGGTGTTATTGGAATGATCTATGAGGCAAGGCCGAATGTGACGATTGATGCGGCAGCGCTCACCTTGAAAACAGGGAATGCCGTCATGTTACGGGGCAGTTCCTCAGCTACATTCTCCAATATAGCTCTTGTACAATCGATCCACCGTGCATTGGAAAAAAGCGCACTGCCTGTGGATGGGGTTCAATTAATCGAGGATACAAATAGGGAAACGGCCAAAGCATTCTTCCAGTTAAATGATTATTTGGATGTACTGATTCCAAGGGGTGGGAAAAATTTGATTGATACCGTTGTACGTGAATCAACGGTGCCGGTCATTGAAACAGGCGCTGGTAATTGTCATATTTTCATTGAAGCAACTGCTCAGAAAGAAATGGCAGAGGAAATTGTGTTAAATGCGAAACTGCAACGACCATCGGTTTGTAATGCGATTGAATCGATTTTGATTCAATCGAAATGGTTCGAACAATATGGGTTCGAGTTCCTGACTAAACTCTATGAAAGTAACCTGGAGATTTACGGGGACGAAAGCGTTTGTGAGATGTTTCCTCAAGCAAATCCAGCAACAGAGGCGGATTGGGGACGTGAATATCTTGGACTTACTGTCAGCGTAAAAGTAGTAGAAAATAATGAGGAAGCGATAGCTCATATCAATACATTCGGGACTAGGCATTCGGAGGCCATTATCACAGAAGACGATCAACAAGCGGTGATTTTCCTACAACAAGTGGACGCAACAGCTGTTTATCATAATGCTTCTACCAGATTCACAGATGGATTCGAATTCGGCTATGGTGCAGAAATTGGGATCAGTACTCAGAAACTGCATGCAAGAGGACCTATGGGATTACCTGCATTAACGTCGAGCAAATTTTTCATCCGTGGGAACGGACAGATTCGTAATTAA
- a CDS encoding NRDE family protein, translating to MCLINLHVNNHPNYKLIVAANRDEFYERPTAPAHLWEDEPQILAGRDLIQMGTWLGVTKQGRFAALTNFRDPEHMQPGTFSRGEIAKNYLSTDVSPEEFLHTLKQDKAKYVGFNVILGNTEQLFHYNNVHNEITEIPAGTHGLSNDTLNTPWPKVTKGKKKLREYVMNQKEIQPNKLFEIVSDTEEAHIGDLPKTGVGLDFERKLSPLFIRTPDYGTRSSTVLLVDKQDNVLFHERTFDQGELKKENHFSFRIENF from the coding sequence ATGTGTTTAATCAACCTACACGTTAACAACCACCCAAATTATAAATTAATCGTTGCCGCGAACCGAGATGAGTTTTACGAGCGTCCTACTGCACCTGCCCATCTTTGGGAAGACGAACCGCAAATTCTGGCAGGACGGGATTTAATTCAGATGGGAACTTGGCTTGGTGTTACAAAGCAAGGACGTTTTGCAGCATTAACGAATTTTCGTGATCCGGAACACATGCAACCAGGCACATTTTCCCGTGGAGAAATCGCTAAAAATTACTTGTCAACAGATGTTTCTCCTGAGGAATTCCTTCACACTTTAAAGCAAGATAAAGCTAAATATGTGGGTTTCAATGTAATACTCGGCAATACTGAGCAATTATTCCATTATAATAATGTCCATAACGAAATAACCGAAATACCAGCTGGCACCCATGGACTAAGCAACGACACGCTAAATACCCCATGGCCAAAAGTAACCAAGGGAAAGAAGAAATTGCGGGAATATGTTATGAACCAAAAAGAAATCCAACCGAATAAATTATTTGAAATCGTCTCTGATACGGAAGAAGCACACATTGGGGATTTACCGAAGACAGGCGTCGGATTAGACTTTGAACGGAAATTGTCCCCCTTGTTTATCCGAACTCCTGATTACGGCACACGCTCTTCTACTGTTCTACTTGTCGACAAACAAGATAACGTCCTGTTCCATGAGCGTACTTTTGATCAGGGAGAATTAAAAAAGGAAAATCACTTTTCATTTCGAATAGAAAATTTCTAA
- a CDS encoding fumarylacetoacetate hydrolase family protein, whose translation MRLATINQNGKETAVLVLKKGLLKIDTINEKLGMKWPTSIFELIQNNQLDALKNWGSAEGQNQIDKLSENLLSIEEVKFQPLYRKPGKIWGIGLNYVDHAADLSEKAPSTEPASFMKPDTTIIGPHETINIPFQSERTTAEAELGIIIGKECKEVPEEDVPSVIAGFTTVIDMTAEDILEKNPRYLTRSKSFDTFFSFGPELVTVDEVEDVHDLNVSTVINGGLHRKNIVSNMTFLPWNLVSFHSKVMKLLPGDIISTGTPGAVVIRDGDVVECHIDGFAPLVNEVKDLKLK comes from the coding sequence ATGCGCTTAGCAACAATAAATCAAAATGGAAAAGAAACAGCAGTGCTTGTATTAAAAAAAGGACTTTTAAAGATTGACACAATTAACGAGAAACTTGGTATGAAATGGCCGACATCGATTTTTGAACTTATTCAAAATAATCAATTGGATGCCCTGAAAAATTGGGGAAGCGCAGAAGGACAAAATCAAATCGATAAACTATCAGAAAACCTTTTATCAATTGAAGAGGTAAAATTCCAACCACTGTATCGAAAGCCGGGAAAGATTTGGGGGATTGGTTTGAACTATGTGGATCATGCCGCTGATCTAAGTGAGAAGGCGCCAAGTACCGAACCGGCAAGTTTCATGAAGCCAGATACGACAATTATTGGTCCACATGAAACGATTAATATCCCTTTTCAGTCGGAACGAACTACAGCTGAGGCGGAATTAGGCATCATTATTGGAAAGGAATGCAAAGAGGTTCCTGAGGAGGATGTTCCTTCTGTTATTGCTGGTTTTACAACAGTCATAGATATGACTGCGGAGGATATTTTAGAAAAAAATCCTCGTTATCTGACGCGTTCGAAAAGCTTTGATACTTTTTTCAGTTTTGGTCCGGAATTGGTGACAGTTGACGAGGTTGAGGATGTTCATGATTTAAATGTATCTACAGTTATTAATGGTGGACTTCATCGTAAGAATATCGTGTCTAACATGACATTTCTTCCATGGAACCTTGTTTCATTTCATTCTAAGGTCATGAAGCTGTTACCTGGAGATATTATTTCTACAGGGACTCCCGGAGCGGTTGTTATTCGTGATGGGGATGTTGTTGAATGTCATATTGACGGATTTGCCCCATTGGTGAATGAGGTGAAAGACTTAAAATTGAAATAG